From a single Sediminibacterium sp. KACHI17 genomic region:
- a CDS encoding YkgJ family cysteine cluster protein: MMKINGANCFGIAVGETDIANSKQTNHFRMQINLRSFKQKVRHHQKAFKKFLGKIEKNPPRHLDKIAEEIDAEVWKEVDCLSCANCCKSMSPTFTNTDIKRIAAHFEMSAKEFKEKWLYFDEEDSDWMNKKQPCQFLDLSTNMCSIYEVRPADCAGFPHLKKKKMVEYIHVHQQNVEYCPATFKMVEKMMARFS; this comes from the coding sequence ATGATGAAAATAAACGGTGCAAATTGTTTTGGCATTGCGGTAGGGGAGACCGATATTGCAAACTCAAAACAGACTAACCATTTTCGCATGCAGATCAATCTTCGTTCGTTCAAACAGAAAGTGAGACATCATCAAAAAGCCTTTAAAAAATTTTTAGGTAAGATCGAGAAAAACCCACCCAGACATCTAGATAAAATCGCAGAAGAAATCGATGCAGAAGTTTGGAAAGAAGTGGATTGTCTTAGTTGTGCCAACTGTTGTAAAAGCATGAGTCCTACTTTTACCAATACCGATATTAAAAGGATCGCTGCTCATTTTGAAATGTCTGCAAAAGAGTTCAAAGAGAAGTGGTTATATTTTGATGAAGAAGACAGTGACTGGATGAATAAGAAGCAACCCTGTCAGTTTCTGGATCTCTCAACCAATATGTGTTCCATTTACGAAGTAAGACCTGCAGATTGTGCGGGATTCCCACATTTGAAAAAGAAGAAGATGGTAGAATATATTCATGTTCACCAACAGAACGTTGAGTATTGTCCTGCTACATTTAAAATGGTTGAAAAAATGATGGCTCGCTTTTCCTGA
- a CDS encoding DUF6580 family putative transport protein — MKLNRSLVISLVLTIFLSAVYRAMPNRPWGFAPQFAIALFAGAIFVKDKKWAFALPLISMFISDLLYQFLYNKGLTEIPGFYKGQWVNYLLFTSLTIFGFMVRSQKPMQVLGASIATPTTFFLISNFMVWAGGGGLKRPKTFEGLMMCYNDALPFYANSLMATAIFSAILFGGYYFLNQSVAKKNISL, encoded by the coding sequence ATGAAATTGAATCGTTCACTCGTTATTTCTCTGGTTTTGACCATTTTTCTAAGTGCTGTGTACCGCGCTATGCCTAACAGACCTTGGGGTTTTGCGCCTCAGTTCGCCATTGCGCTTTTTGCTGGTGCTATTTTCGTAAAGGATAAGAAATGGGCTTTTGCATTACCACTGATTTCTATGTTCATATCTGACTTGTTATACCAGTTTTTATATAACAAAGGCCTGACAGAGATCCCGGGATTTTATAAGGGACAATGGGTTAACTACTTGTTGTTTACCAGTTTGACCATCTTCGGATTCATGGTTCGTAGTCAAAAACCTATGCAGGTATTGGGAGCCTCTATCGCAACACCTACTACTTTCTTCTTGATTTCTAACTTTATGGTATGGGCCGGTGGCGGCGGATTGAAACGCCCTAAAACATTTGAAGGTCTTATGATGTGCTATAATGATGCATTGCCTTTTTATGCTAATAGCTTAATGGCTACCGCTATTTTTTCTGCCATTCTTTTCGGCGGTT
- a CDS encoding pyridoxal phosphate-dependent aminotransferase family protein, translating to MADIFEKLVKNYGPIGQHRERAHGYFAFPKLEGEIGSRMKFRGKEMIVWSLNNYLGLANHPEIRKTDAEASQQFGLALPMGARMMSGNSNYHEQLEKELAEFESKEDAILMNFGYQGIMSAIDAICGRHDVIVYDAESHACIIDGLRLHPGHRYVFKHNDIEDCEKQLQRASALIEKQKTGGILVITEGVFGMAGDQGKLKEIAALKKKYEFRLLVDDAHGFGTLGKTGAGAGEEQGCQDDIDLYFSTFAKSMASIGAFMAGPKIIIDFIRYNIRSQIFAKSLPMPIVIGNLKRLEMLRTMPELKEKLWSNAMKLQNGLKERGFDIGKTDTPVTPVYMKGGVEEATAMVMDLRENYHIFCSIVVYPVIPKGHIIYRLIPTAAHTDQDIEETLKAFSETKAKLDAGAYKAEAIPDMAETKA from the coding sequence ATGGCAGACATCTTTGAGAAACTGGTTAAGAATTATGGACCGATAGGTCAGCACCGTGAGCGTGCACATGGATATTTCGCCTTTCCAAAACTGGAAGGAGAGATCGGAAGCAGAATGAAGTTTAGAGGTAAGGAAATGATCGTATGGAGTCTGAATAATTATCTCGGACTGGCCAACCACCCTGAGATCCGTAAAACGGATGCAGAAGCTTCACAGCAATTTGGTCTGGCACTGCCGATGGGAGCGCGTATGATGAGTGGTAACAGTAATTACCATGAGCAACTTGAAAAAGAACTGGCTGAGTTTGAGTCTAAGGAAGATGCTATTTTGATGAACTTCGGATACCAGGGTATCATGAGTGCGATTGATGCCATCTGTGGTCGTCATGATGTGATCGTATATGATGCAGAAAGTCATGCGTGTATCATTGATGGTTTACGTCTACATCCCGGACATCGTTATGTATTCAAGCATAATGATATTGAAGATTGTGAAAAACAATTACAGCGTGCTTCAGCATTGATCGAAAAACAAAAGACCGGTGGTATTCTTGTTATCACGGAAGGTGTATTCGGTATGGCGGGTGATCAAGGAAAATTAAAAGAGATCGCTGCACTGAAGAAAAAATATGAATTCCGCTTATTAGTGGATGATGCGCACGGTTTTGGTACTTTAGGAAAAACCGGAGCAGGTGCCGGTGAAGAACAGGGTTGTCAGGATGACATTGATCTATACTTTTCAACTTTCGCAAAATCAATGGCTTCTATCGGAGCTTTTATGGCCGGACCAAAGATCATCATCGACTTTATCCGTTACAATATTCGTTCTCAGATCTTCGCAAAAAGCTTACCGATGCCGATTGTAATTGGTAATCTGAAGCGTCTGGAGATGTTGCGCACCATGCCCGAATTAAAAGAAAAATTGTGGAGCAACGCCATGAAGCTGCAAAATGGTTTGAAAGAAAGAGGATTTGATATTGGTAAAACAGATACCCCTGTAACACCTGTTTATATGAAAGGTGGCGTAGAAGAAGCTACAGCGATGGTAATGGATCTAAGAGAGAATTATCATATTTTCTGTTCCATCGTAGTGTATCCGGTGATTCCAAAAGGTCATATCATTTATCGTTTGATCCCAACTGCGGCGCATACCGATCAGGATATTGAGGAAACATTAAAAGCATTCAGTGAAACCAAGGCGAAATTGGATGCAGGTGCCTATAAAGCAGAAGCCATTCCTGATATGGCAGAAACAAAAGCCTAA
- the manA gene encoding mannose-6-phosphate isomerase, class I: MSNHHSILKLQGKVQHYEWGGYTFLPELLGIKNEENLPFAEYWLGVHHSAPAQVSIHNQWVALQELIDNEPASTLSDFVQHHFGNIPYLLKVMDVREMLSIQVHPSKENAIAGFDRENRAGIPLNASARNYKDQNHKPEFMLAISEFWLLHGFKQKEDLEQILNEVIEFQILLPLFRKEGLQSLYCFIMEMEQQSINDLLLPLVKREIRKKQEGLLTKEHPGWWVAKYFHDQAPAGDIDRGIFSIYFFNIVHLQPGEGIFQGAGLPHAYLEGQNIELMSNSDNVLRGGLTKKHIDVAELLANIDFSPIRPDILKGQNRRDGEYVFHFPVPDFSLTHLLLNSDTIFEDKAVSPEIWIVIEGGVIINQQIVVKKGESFIVFPGQVYQILSSGKTSLYKAFVSVPNAYSQDEEN; this comes from the coding sequence ATGTCAAATCATCATTCCATCCTAAAATTGCAAGGTAAGGTTCAACACTACGAGTGGGGCGGATATACGTTTCTACCGGAGTTGTTAGGTATAAAAAATGAGGAAAACCTGCCTTTTGCGGAATATTGGCTAGGTGTGCACCACTCTGCTCCGGCGCAGGTTTCTATTCATAACCAGTGGGTAGCTTTACAAGAGTTGATCGATAATGAGCCGGCATCAACCCTGTCAGATTTTGTCCAACATCATTTTGGCAATATTCCTTACTTATTGAAAGTGATGGATGTTCGGGAGATGCTATCCATTCAGGTTCATCCCAGCAAGGAAAATGCAATAGCCGGTTTTGATCGTGAAAATAGGGCCGGAATTCCTTTGAATGCGTCGGCTCGAAACTATAAAGATCAAAATCACAAGCCAGAGTTTATGCTGGCAATCAGTGAGTTCTGGTTGTTACATGGATTTAAACAGAAAGAAGACTTAGAGCAAATCTTGAATGAAGTGATCGAATTTCAGATACTGCTACCACTCTTTAGAAAAGAAGGTCTTCAATCCCTGTATTGTTTCATCATGGAAATGGAACAACAAAGTATCAATGATCTTCTACTGCCGCTCGTGAAACGTGAGATTCGAAAAAAACAGGAAGGATTGCTCACCAAAGAACATCCAGGCTGGTGGGTTGCCAAGTATTTCCATGATCAGGCCCCTGCAGGTGATATTGATCGTGGTATCTTTTCTATTTATTTTTTCAATATCGTTCATCTGCAACCCGGTGAAGGTATCTTCCAAGGAGCCGGACTTCCCCATGCATATCTGGAGGGACAGAATATCGAATTGATGTCGAATAGTGACAATGTACTTCGTGGCGGTTTGACCAAAAAGCACATTGATGTTGCAGAACTATTGGCGAATATTGATTTTAGTCCGATTAGACCCGATATATTGAAAGGACAAAACAGACGTGACGGAGAGTATGTTTTCCATTTTCCGGTACCTGATTTTTCACTTACGCATCTGTTGTTGAATAGTGATACCATTTTTGAGGACAAAGCAGTTTCTCCTGAAATATGGATCGTTATTGAAGGGGGTGTTATTATAAATCAGCAGATCGTGGTCAAAAAAGGAGAGTCATTCATTGTATTTCCGGGGCAAGTCTATCAGATATTATCCTCCGGCAAAACTTCACTATACAAAGCTTTTGTATCAGTTCCGAATGCTTATTCACAGGATGAGGAAAATTGA
- a CDS encoding YraN family protein has protein sequence MLHHKKTGDLGESIAGEFIIEKGYHILERNWRYKHWEVDIIASRNRKLHFIEVKTRNSLRFGKPEESITREKMSHLKNAAEQYQYQHPEWKYIQFDVIAITLVNGITKEIFMIEDVYF, from the coding sequence ATGCTCCATCACAAAAAAACCGGTGATTTAGGGGAATCAATTGCCGGAGAATTCATCATCGAGAAAGGATATCATATTTTGGAGAGAAATTGGCGCTATAAACATTGGGAAGTTGATATCATCGCTTCCAGAAACCGTAAACTTCATTTCATAGAAGTCAAAACACGAAACTCTCTCCGTTTTGGGAAACCGGAGGAAAGTATCACCAGAGAGAAAATGTCCCATTTAAAAAATGCTGCTGAACAATACCAATACCAACATCCGGAATGGAAATATATCCAATTTGATGTGATCGCTATTACACTAGTCAATGGTATCACCAAAGAGATCTTTATGATCGAAGATGTCTATTTTTAA
- the xerD gene encoding site-specific tyrosine recombinase XerD, translating into MWDAYKKGYKAFLRLEKSLSDHSVEAYLRDVEKLTVFLASGESIKAPAAVDLKDLQQFVKWISELGMTATSQARIISGIRSFYKYLLTEQIISTDPTALLEAPKTRRALPDVLSFEEIELIISKIDQSKPEGGRNKAILETMYSCGLRVSEVVNLKISCLYLDVGFIRVIGKGDKERLVPIGSDAIKYIKLYKENIRVHQPMVPGYEDILFLNQRGKGLTRVMIFYIIRDLAAKAGITKSISPHTFRHSFATHLVEGGADLRAVQEMLGHESITTTEIYTHLDRDFLRNTLQQFHPAFKK; encoded by the coding sequence ATGTGGGATGCTTATAAAAAAGGATACAAAGCTTTTTTACGTCTGGAAAAATCGTTGAGCGATCATTCCGTAGAAGCGTATTTAAGGGATGTTGAGAAACTGACTGTATTCCTTGCATCCGGCGAAAGCATCAAAGCTCCTGCTGCAGTTGATCTAAAAGACCTTCAGCAATTTGTAAAATGGATCAGTGAATTGGGAATGACCGCCACCTCTCAGGCAAGGATCATTTCTGGGATTCGAAGTTTTTATAAGTATCTGCTTACAGAACAGATCATCAGCACAGATCCTACCGCCTTGTTAGAAGCTCCAAAAACCAGGCGTGCATTACCGGATGTATTAAGTTTTGAAGAGATCGAATTGATCATTTCAAAAATCGATCAAAGTAAACCTGAAGGCGGCAGAAATAAAGCTATACTCGAAACGATGTACAGCTGTGGGTTGCGGGTGAGTGAAGTCGTGAATTTAAAAATCTCCTGTTTGTATTTGGATGTAGGCTTTATCAGAGTGATCGGTAAAGGTGATAAGGAAAGATTGGTACCGATCGGATCTGATGCCATTAAATACATTAAACTGTACAAAGAGAATATTCGTGTTCATCAGCCCATGGTTCCCGGATATGAGGATATTCTTTTTTTAAATCAACGTGGCAAAGGTCTTACCAGGGTCATGATCTTTTATATCATTCGTGATCTGGCGGCTAAAGCAGGTATCACAAAAAGTATTTCACCGCATACATTCCGTCATTCTTTTGCCACCCATTTAGTTGAAGGTGGTGCTGATCTCCGTGCAGTACAGGAGATGTTAGGACATGAAAGCATTACCACTACCGAAATATATACCCATCTGGATCGTGACTTCCTGCGAAACACCTTGCAGCAGTTTCATCCAGCTTTCAAGAAATAA
- the pafA gene encoding alkaline phosphatase PafA, whose translation MKKNLLWALCLNLLILQAFAQKNTAATTPQPVARPKLVVGLMIDQMRWDYLYRYQNRYGKGGFNRLLTQGFSCQNTFIPYTPTATGCGHASVYSGTVPAIHGITGNDWWDAKLQRRMYCAEDKTVATVGSDSKDGEMSPRNMVANTVTDELKLATNFRSKVIGISIKDRGAILPAGHTANAAYWYDESKGIFISSTYYMKDLPQWVKDFNARKLPDTYYKEGWKTLYPIDTYVQSTGDAKDYERTEIGPKNSFPYDMSGYIGKDYYKLPFLPQAATYTFEMAKAAAIHEQMGKNKETDFLAVSISSPDYTGHSFGPNSIEVEDTYLRLDKDIEQFLNFLDAQVGKNNYLLFLTADHGAAHVPGFLKENNHPGGSIALSNLVKKVNDLILQKFKVKNGIIHSTYYNLALNHKEIDSLGIDKDAIKSLIIREMEKEEGIYRVVDKEELGESNVQATIRERLINGYFPYRSGDLQVIPKPNWFKENWKGTDHSVWNPYDAHIPLLWYGWNIKPGKSYQERYMTDIAVTLAAMLNIQMPNGSVGKVIEEVMIKK comes from the coding sequence ATGAAGAAGAATCTGCTCTGGGCATTATGCCTGAACCTCCTGATTTTACAGGCTTTTGCACAAAAGAATACAGCTGCCACAACTCCTCAACCAGTTGCAAGACCAAAACTGGTGGTAGGCCTTATGATAGACCAAATGCGATGGGATTATCTGTACCGTTACCAAAATCGTTACGGAAAAGGTGGGTTTAACCGTTTATTGACCCAGGGATTCAGCTGTCAAAATACCTTCATCCCCTATACCCCTACTGCTACGGGTTGTGGTCATGCTTCGGTTTATTCGGGCACTGTTCCGGCCATTCATGGCATCACCGGTAATGACTGGTGGGATGCCAAACTACAACGAAGAATGTATTGTGCCGAAGATAAAACGGTTGCTACAGTGGGTTCTGATAGTAAAGACGGCGAAATGAGCCCGAGAAACATGGTTGCTAATACTGTCACAGACGAATTAAAGCTTGCCACCAACTTTAGAAGTAAAGTGATTGGTATTTCGATCAAGGACAGAGGTGCAATTCTTCCTGCCGGACATACCGCCAACGCTGCCTATTGGTATGATGAGTCAAAAGGGATCTTCATCAGCAGTACCTATTACATGAAAGACCTTCCGCAATGGGTGAAAGATTTTAACGCCAGAAAATTACCTGATACTTATTACAAAGAAGGATGGAAAACATTATACCCGATCGATACATATGTTCAAAGTACCGGTGATGCAAAAGACTATGAACGTACTGAGATCGGCCCCAAAAACAGTTTTCCTTATGATATGAGCGGATATATTGGAAAAGATTACTACAAACTTCCCTTTCTGCCACAAGCCGCTACTTATACATTTGAAATGGCCAAAGCAGCTGCCATCCATGAGCAAATGGGAAAAAATAAAGAGACCGATTTTCTTGCTGTGAGTATTTCTTCACCTGATTATACCGGTCATAGTTTTGGGCCAAACTCGATTGAAGTGGAAGACACTTACCTGCGATTAGACAAGGACATTGAACAATTCCTCAATTTTCTCGATGCACAGGTAGGTAAAAACAACTATCTGCTCTTTTTAACTGCAGACCATGGTGCAGCACATGTACCCGGATTTCTGAAAGAAAATAATCATCCCGGTGGCTCGATTGCACTGAGTAATCTGGTGAAAAAAGTCAATGACCTGATACTACAAAAATTCAAAGTGAAGAATGGGATCATTCATTCAACTTATTACAACCTGGCATTGAATCATAAAGAAATAGATTCGTTAGGGATTGATAAGGATGCCATCAAATCACTGATCATTCGTGAGATGGAAAAAGAAGAAGGCATTTATCGTGTGGTTGATAAAGAAGAACTGGGTGAATCAAATGTGCAGGCTACGATTCGGGAAAGACTGATCAATGGTTATTTTCCTTATCGGAGCGGTGACTTGCAAGTCATCCCAAAACCGAATTGGTTCAAAGAAAATTGGAAAGGAACCGATCATAGTGTTTGGAATCCATACGATGCACATATTCCATTACTGTGGTATGGCTGGAATATTAAACCGGGCAAGAGTTATCAGGAAAGATACATGACAGATATCGCAGTAACATTGGCTGCCATGCTAAACATTCAAATGCCCAATGGATCTGTTGGAAAAGTTATCGAGGAAGTGATGATAAAAAAATGA
- a CDS encoding GAF domain-containing sensor histidine kinase yields the protein MIYAPMPDNEQERLHELIRYEVLYTQYEEDFDQIVRLASAICKTPISTITLLDFNKQWFKAKIGIDNTEGDRGTSFCGHAIMQDESIMVVNDALEDQRFIDNPLVLGDPNIRFYAGYPLVSPSGYKLGTLCVIDKVPRTLNEEQELTLKTLGNQVVKLFELRLRNKEAQIKAQLIEDQKKQLEESSSAQSKIISIIAHDVRGPVTSLKTMIELTKSKSLTEAETALLLDMLDKQLDGTLDMLTNLVDWGSMLLRKGKLSITSVQIYALIDKVFKSIAPMMQLKKNQFQNLVPEDIAVKADENTLRFILRNIISNANKFTSNGSITISLVPAENKEYLSIVVADTGCGMPLEIQQELFNPAKRHSREGTNNEKGSGLGLILAKEFAEAMQASIEVKSEPGKGTSFILTLPASI from the coding sequence ATGATCTATGCCCCCATGCCTGACAATGAACAGGAAAGGTTACATGAACTCATTCGTTATGAAGTTTTGTATACGCAGTATGAAGAAGATTTTGATCAGATCGTTCGATTAGCTTCGGCTATTTGCAAAACTCCCATATCTACTATCACCTTACTGGATTTCAACAAACAGTGGTTCAAAGCAAAAATCGGTATCGATAATACAGAAGGAGACCGTGGTACATCTTTTTGTGGTCATGCCATTATGCAAGATGAGTCTATAATGGTGGTAAATGATGCTTTGGAAGATCAACGATTCATTGATAATCCACTGGTATTAGGAGACCCCAATATTCGTTTTTATGCCGGTTACCCCTTGGTAAGTCCATCGGGTTATAAATTGGGTACTTTGTGTGTCATAGATAAAGTTCCCCGAACATTAAATGAGGAACAGGAACTCACCCTGAAAACACTCGGGAATCAGGTTGTTAAGCTATTTGAATTGAGACTTCGCAACAAAGAAGCGCAGATAAAAGCCCAATTGATTGAAGACCAAAAAAAGCAGTTGGAAGAATCTTCATCGGCTCAAAGTAAGATCATCTCTATCATTGCGCATGATGTGCGTGGACCGGTTACTTCTCTCAAAACCATGATCGAGCTAACCAAGTCCAAGAGTTTGACCGAAGCTGAGACCGCTTTGTTGTTGGATATGCTCGATAAACAATTGGATGGTACTTTAGATATGTTAACTAACCTGGTGGATTGGGGAAGTATGTTACTGAGGAAAGGGAAGTTGTCGATAACATCAGTTCAGATATACGCATTGATCGATAAAGTATTCAAGAGTATTGCGCCAATGATGCAACTGAAAAAAAATCAGTTTCAAAATCTGGTGCCTGAAGATATTGCTGTAAAAGCAGATGAAAATACCTTGCGCTTCATCTTGCGGAATATCATCAGTAATGCCAATAAGTTTACCAGCAATGGTTCTATCACCATCAGTCTTGTACCTGCTGAAAATAAAGAGTATTTATCGATCGTTGTAGCGGATACAGGTTGTGGTATGCCTCTAGAGATCCAGCAAGAACTTTTTAATCCTGCCAAACGTCATAGTCGTGAAGGAACCAATAATGAGAAGGGGAGTGGGTTGGGATTGATCCTCGCTAAGGAATTTGCAGAGGCAATGCAGGCTTCCATCGAAGTGAAGAGCGAACCAGGAAAAGGAACGAGCTTTATACTAACATTGCCTGCCAGCATCTGA
- a CDS encoding DUF2911 domain-containing protein, with protein MKKFFFLVATICSLNGFAQINMPQPSTTQHITQAFGMGSIELTYSRPNINGRSLLKENSDLAPLNKLWRTGANAATRLKFTDNVTIGGKKLDTGSYVLYTIPGKDTWEVILNKGLNNWGTDGYKEAEDVVRFKVKADKATGNTETFTMQFANIAFESCDLNIIWGGTSVRIPISTNVKDRLRAQVEKALSAEKVNPNAYYPAANFYYEWDKDMTKALNAATKATEVNPNGYWIFLLKAKIQRDMGDKVGAKASAEKCIELATTGKNDEYVKLGAELIKKL; from the coding sequence ATGAAAAAGTTTTTCTTCTTGGTTGCAACAATTTGCAGCTTGAATGGATTTGCACAAATCAACATGCCTCAGCCTAGTACTACACAGCATATTACGCAAGCATTTGGCATGGGTAGTATTGAGCTGACTTATTCACGTCCAAATATCAATGGTCGTTCTTTATTGAAAGAAAACAGCGACCTCGCTCCTCTCAATAAATTATGGCGCACAGGTGCCAATGCAGCAACTCGTCTGAAATTTACAGACAACGTTACCATTGGTGGCAAAAAATTAGATACCGGTTCTTATGTATTGTATACGATCCCGGGTAAAGACACTTGGGAAGTGATCTTGAATAAAGGTCTTAACAATTGGGGAACGGATGGTTATAAAGAAGCAGAAGATGTTGTTCGTTTTAAAGTAAAAGCGGATAAAGCAACCGGTAATACAGAAACATTTACCATGCAATTCGCAAACATCGCATTTGAAAGTTGCGACCTGAATATTATTTGGGGTGGCACTTCAGTAAGAATCCCGATCAGTACAAATGTAAAAGATCGCTTACGTGCTCAGGTAGAGAAAGCATTGAGTGCAGAAAAAGTAAATCCAAATGCGTATTACCCTGCTGCAAATTTTTATTATGAGTGGGATAAGGATATGACCAAAGCATTGAATGCTGCAACAAAAGCAACTGAAGTAAATCCAAATGGTTATTGGATCTTCTTACTGAAAGCAAAGATCCAGCGTGATATGGGAGATAAAGTTGGAGCTAAAGCAAGTGCTGAAAAATGTATTGAATTAGCTACTACCGGTAAGAATGATGAGTATGTGAAACTGGGAGCTGAGTTGATCAAAAAATTATAA
- a CDS encoding antibiotic biosynthesis monooxygenase, with amino-acid sequence MIAQTPQPPYYAVIFTNELSAHTEGYEEMAHRMTELALQQKGCLGYESVRNGLGITISYWETLDDIHHWKSNAEHMVAQQQGRDIWYKHYKTRICKVERDYGYEHP; translated from the coding sequence ATGATTGCGCAAACACCACAGCCGCCTTATTATGCTGTCATTTTCACCAATGAGTTATCCGCTCATACTGAAGGGTATGAGGAAATGGCGCATCGTATGACAGAGCTCGCTTTACAACAAAAAGGATGTTTGGGATATGAGTCTGTTCGTAATGGTTTGGGGATCACCATCTCATACTGGGAGACATTGGATGATATCCATCATTGGAAATCCAATGCTGAGCATATGGTAGCGCAACAACAAGGCAGAGATATTTGGTACAAGCACTATAAAACCCGAATTTGCAAAGTAGAGAGAGATTATGGATATGAACATCCTTGA
- the ygiD gene encoding 4,5-DOPA dioxygenase extradiol, producing the protein MQTVSSFSSSLTAKSDQPKMPVIFAGHGSPMNAIESNEFSKGWQEITKELVQPTAILCISAHWETRGTYVTAMDHPRTIHDFYGFPKQLFDLQYPAPGSSVLANDTIEAVEKTMVEKDLSWGLDHGCWSILQHMYPDANIPVVQLSLNQLQDPLWHYELARELSVLRNKGVLIIGSGNMVHNLGVMNWKTPEKGYDWAEEANQTLKALIANNDHLPLTRYKDLGTEVNQSIPTPEHYLPLLYTLGLKEENEKIRFFNDKTVFGSISMTSLLISN; encoded by the coding sequence ATGCAAACGGTCAGCTCCTTTTCATCATCGCTCACTGCTAAAAGTGATCAGCCAAAAATGCCGGTTATTTTTGCAGGCCATGGTAGTCCAATGAACGCCATTGAATCAAATGAGTTCTCCAAGGGCTGGCAGGAAATTACAAAAGAGCTGGTTCAACCTACCGCTATCCTGTGTATTTCTGCACATTGGGAAACCAGAGGCACTTATGTAACTGCGATGGATCATCCCAGAACGATCCATGACTTTTATGGCTTTCCGAAACAGTTGTTCGATCTGCAATATCCTGCACCGGGTAGTTCAGTGCTGGCTAACGACACAATTGAAGCGGTTGAAAAGACCATGGTTGAAAAAGACCTTTCCTGGGGACTGGATCATGGTTGCTGGAGTATTTTACAACACATGTACCCTGATGCAAATATACCCGTGGTTCAATTGAGTTTAAATCAATTGCAAGACCCTTTATGGCATTATGAATTGGCCCGTGAGTTGAGTGTATTGCGGAACAAAGGTGTACTCATCATTGGTAGTGGTAATATGGTGCACAACTTAGGTGTCATGAACTGGAAAACACCGGAGAAAGGATACGATTGGGCAGAAGAAGCCAATCAAACATTAAAAGCACTCATCGCCAATAATGACCATCTGCCTTTGACAAGGTATAAAGACCTGGGTACAGAAGTAAATCAATCTATACCAACACCGGAACACTATTTGCCGTTATTGTATACACTGGGGCTTAAAGAAGAGAACGAAAAAATCCGGTTCTTTAATGACAAAACCGTTTTTGGTTCGATCTCGATGACTTCACTACTGATCAGCAATTGA
- a CDS encoding VOC family protein, whose protein sequence is MKIEHVAIWCRDLEVMRSFYISYFNAVSNELYINEKKQYRSYFLSFESGARLELMQMHSVTENLNGTGTQYFGLNHFAFSTGSKESVDELTRRLSEAGFQVVGAPRTTGDGYYESVVLDPENNRIEITI, encoded by the coding sequence ATGAAAATTGAACATGTAGCAATATGGTGTCGAGATCTTGAGGTCATGCGTTCCTTTTATATCAGTTATTTCAACGCTGTCTCCAATGAGCTTTATATCAATGAAAAGAAACAATATCGTTCCTACTTTTTATCATTTGAATCGGGTGCGAGATTAGAGCTGATGCAGATGCATTCGGTTACCGAAAATCTAAATGGTACAGGTACGCAATATTTTGGCCTGAATCATTTTGCTTTTTCAACAGGTAGTAAGGAGAGTGTGGATGAACTTACCCGTCGTTTATCTGAAGCAGGATTTCAAGTGGTCGGCGCACCGCGAACAACCGGAGATGGTTATTATGAGAGTGTTGTGCTGGATCCTGAAAACAATCGTATTGAGATCACCATATAA